A region of the Stieleria neptunia genome:
GCCACAACAGAACCGGACTTGCCGGACCCCAGAAACGGGATGGTGGGGCGCAGTGTGAACGACAACATGCCCGCCTTCGACGCACTCAAGCGAATCGCCAACACCTTGTCGGGGTAGCTGGTGAAGTACTCTCTCAAGTACTCCACGCCGTCCCGCTGATACCTGACATGCGAGACGCCTTCGTTTAGGTTGAGTTCCCGCTCGTAGTTGCTGGTGTCGTTGTGGCCGAAATCCAGGTAGACCTCGGCAAAATTATTCAGGCCTCCGCGGCGAAGGCCTCGACCTTCCGTCGAGTCGTACAGGCTGTTTTCGGTGATCTGGATTCGTTCGCTGGCCGTGCCACCGAACACGTTGGCCCCCATGTAGCCATTGCCCATCGGGATCGAACGGTTGACCCAGCCGGCGTCACTGTCCGGCGCAGGTTCGTCGTACCAGAGCCGCAGGGTCTTGTCGGCCTCGTCTGCGAGCGAACCAGGGGCAGGCTCCGCAGCGGAAAGCTCCGAAACGAGCATCACTCCCGTCCAGGCCAGCGTGAATACGGCGAAGACGGCTGTCATTGACTTGCGTACAAACATCATTTCTCCAGAAAACTCACTCTGATTCGGTGTCCAAAGTGTAATGCTAATCACGTCCTGGATCATCGTGCAGAATTGAAACCCGGCCCTACGTGCTGAATGCTTGGTTTTTCGCTGGCTCCGCGTTCTCGCGTTATCATAGAGGAGCCCTTCTTCCAAAACTCGGTGATTGAATGGTCCCAACCGGCTGACGCGGGGCAACTTGAGATTTTCAGAGACACATTGGACCACGTCAACTTGGGAGAGATGCAACCCAAGGATGAACCGCAGCCAGACGCCCAAGTCAAAAGGACCGCGGCTGCCCAAACTGCAGATTTGGTACCTGGCACCTTGAATTCCTCCTTCGATGCACACTTCCTGTACATCGAGACGGATCTATCACGATCTGTGCGTCGAAAAATCTAAGCCAACTCGCCTCGGTCGATGCAACCGACTGCGCGAAGAAATCGCGTTTTCTCTGTTCGGTGCGATCGCACTCTTTCATTCTGGCTCCCTTCTCCCCCGCGGCGAGAGCGAGTGGTGCTCGCTCTTGCCGCGGGGGAGAAGGGCTGGGGATGAGGGGGCAATGTGCTACAGAAGTGCATCAATTGCATGTTCGATCTGGTGCCGCACCGCAACTGGATTTTGCAAGGCCTCGTAACCCGGGATCCGCACGACTTGGTACCCTCGCTCGGCCAAATACTGGGCGCGGCGCTGATCATACTGACGGCCCTCATCCGTCTGATGTTGCTTACCATCGACCTCAATGATCAACTTCAAGTCCACACAACAGAAATCAACGGTGTACGGTGCAATCGGGTATTCGCGCCGAAACTTCTGATTTCGACAACGGCGATTGCGCAACATCTGCCAGACATCTCGGGCGAACTCATTTGCGCCGGCACGTTGATCGCGGGCGAATGAAATCGCCTCTGGATCCCGTCGAGGTCGTCTGTTCATGATGCCCCTGAGATTTGTTGGTGCCGTCTGCGTGCCCCCTCATCCCCAGCCCTTCTCCCCCTGCGATGAAAGCGAGCACGACTCGCTTTCATCGCAGGGGGAGAAGGGAGCCAGTATAAAGTAGGCAGGCCATAGAATGGAGACCGCAATTTCGTACTCCATCAGATCCCGAAGCCAGTTCCGAACGTTCGTTCGCCGCATCGGTTGGACCAACCTCAGCATTTTGGGTGATCCCCGAACTGCAGGAAGTGCTGGACACCGATGCGAGTTTCGGGCACTCCGCCACTCTACTCCGGCGGCCGACGCCGGAGTGGAGTAGGGCCGATTCCGACCGGCCGGAATTCAGTGTGATCGGCCGGTGGAACTGACCCCTACCACCTCAACAGCAGTTTCTGTTTCAAATCAATTCGGATTCGCCGAATCGAAAGTGAGTAGACCGTTAGGAGCGAGTACCTGTTCCTCCGACTCGGGCCTGTGCAGCGTCTCGAGACGCACGCGTACGTCACTTCCTCAAGCGACTTGATCTCCGCAATCACTTCTTCCGCTAATGAAAAAACTCAACCACTTGCCGTGGACGTCGTTGGCGTCTGTGCCATCGGACCAGTCATGACCGTGTCTATGGAGACATCACAAATTCCGAAGTCGTCGTCATTTTCCGCTCGTCTGTGGCGGAAAAAAAGAAAGCAACGGCGTTCTCCGGAACGGATGCATTAATCGTTGTCCCGAGAATCGTCGCGGGCATCTTGCGCCATTTGCGTTCTGGCCAGACGCTCGTCGAGTCCATTGTGTACAAGAGTTCGGCGCTGGTGATTTTTGTGGAAGCTGTGCAGGTCACGGAAGCCTGGTCGCCATCAACCTTGGGTTTGTCGAACTGCACCAACGGCGTGCCTTCATTGACAACGCTATCGGCAAAGGTGTAGATCTCCTCTGGACTCCAGCCAGAACCGTGACCGTGGCTCATTTCCAATTGGTACCGCAACGTCGATGGCCCCTGCACCGCCTGGGACGACTGCTGCGTGATCGGCATGGTGAAGTGATTGTCGTTGGTGCCGTTGACCCATAGCGTTGGGATCGTGACGTTCTTGAAGTAGGCCGAGCCATCGAAGTTCGTCATCACGACGTCGGTCTGCCGGCCGGGTTTGATCGCTTCGCCCTGATGGCCGTCCGAATCGGGCAAAAATCCGCAGCCATAGACCGGAACGGCAAACTTAAATCGGTTGTCGACACCCATCACGGTGCTCGTGAGGGTTCCGCCCCAACTGATGCCGGTAACGCCAATCTTCTCTGCGTTGACCTCCGGAAATGACCGTATGAGCGAGTGGACAATCACGACCTGCGCGACTGCGTGATAGTACCACTGCTGCTCAATCGGCTTGGCATGGTCACCAAACACGCCTACCCGACTCGGCCCGGGATTGTCCGTTGAAAGACGCGGCCTTCTGCTGCCCTTCGTCTGACTCACCGGGAAATGCCCTTCCAGGTCCATACTAATCGCCGCATACCCATGCTCGTTCCACCGTTTTACCCAGTCATCAAACGCCGTACCGCCGCCACCGTGGATGCACACAACCGCTGGCCAGCCACCTTCGGGAGCGGTTCCCTCGGGTGCACTGTAGTAAGCGAAGGCCTGAACTGGATTGCCATCATAGGGGATGGACGAATACAGAATCCCCGTCATGCCCTCCTTGGCGGCCTTGTCCGTTTCCTCCCATTTCGGCACCCTAGACAACTCATCCAAATCCCACGGCCCGACCTGCATCGCATTGGCGGTCACGCAAAACGCAGCCAATGTCAACAAGGTAACCATCCCAAACTTAATCGGCATCACACATCTCCGTTGCTGCAGGTTTCCAGTTGCGTCTGCGTTTTCCTGTGCCCTGGCGATCGCAGCCAGCGAGAGCAGGCAAGGACAATAACTACAGATTTCCATTTAGTCACTCGAGTTTTTCCTTTCATTTGTTGTGGCTGAGGCACGATCGCTCACACGCCCCATCTTTGAAACGTTCAATGGTTCAATCCCCAACGCCAAGGCGGGACTGCCGGGTTGAAAACTGAAATCGCCGCCCGCGGGGTCCACAAACTGGGGATCGCCAAAACGACTGGCCTGCTCATTGTCGACCGCCCGCATCTTGGCCAGATGGTTGTCCACCCAGCTTGGATTCGTCGGATGGTAGTAGAGATTGGAATCCATCTCCGTTGATTCAAGCTTCGGTCCGCCGGTGGTTTGGCCCCCACGCAACCTTTCGGATTGGGGCAGGCCACCATCGGGATGAGAGATGATGATGTTTCGCTGGACTTTCGACCCGGTTACCGGAACCCATTCAAAGCTGATGTAACCGTTTCGTGGCGAGTTCTGTTGATCAACAATGAAATTGTTGATGATGTCGTTGACACCCTTGGATGCGATTGCCGCCGCATGGCCGCCGTTGCGATAGAGAACATTTCCGTAGATCAGCGTCTCATGCTGGTCATCATCGCAACGGATGGCCGCCGGCAGCGAATGCGACTGATTATCGTGCAGGTAGTTGTAGCGAATGATGTTGCCCGTTCCGGTCCCAGACACGTAAACGCCGTTCCCATCAGAAAGCAGTTGAACGGAATGCGTAATCTCGTTGTATTCAAACAGGTTGTGACGGGAATGGAGTTGTTTTTCGCGAAGTTTCCAACCTTCATAGTCCCGTCCCCGATTGCCTCCTCGCCTTCTTTCTCCAATCTCTTGGCCCGTTCCTTGAGGTCTGGTTTTGTTGCCGGCGGAGCGGGTGCTGATGACCACCGCGCAATAGCCACTGTAGGCAAATTCGTTGTGCGCGATCCGGTTGTGCCCACTTTGCCAGGCCCAAAAGCCTGGGGATTGCCACGTGATTTCACTGAAGTGATGGAGGTAGTTGTTGATAATCTCATTGTGGTGATTGACGTCTTTGGCCCCAACTCCGTATCCGACCAGCAGAATCCCCG
Encoded here:
- a CDS encoding alpha/beta hydrolase family protein; the protein is MPIKFGMVTLLTLAAFCVTANAMQVGPWDLDELSRVPKWEETDKAAKEGMTGILYSSIPYDGNPVQAFAYYSAPEGTAPEGGWPAVVCIHGGGGTAFDDWVKRWNEHGYAAISMDLEGHFPVSQTKGSRRPRLSTDNPGPSRVGVFGDHAKPIEQQWYYHAVAQVVIVHSLIRSFPEVNAEKIGVTGISWGGTLTSTVMGVDNRFKFAVPVYGCGFLPDSDGHQGEAIKPGRQTDVVMTNFDGSAYFKNVTIPTLWVNGTNDNHFTMPITQQSSQAVQGPSTLRYQLEMSHGHGSGWSPEEIYTFADSVVNEGTPLVQFDKPKVDGDQASVTCTASTKITSAELLYTMDSTSVWPERKWRKMPATILGTTINASVPENAVAFFFSATDERKMTTTSEFVMSP
- a CDS encoding endonuclease domain-containing protein, whose protein sequence is MNRRPRRDPEAISFARDQRAGANEFARDVWQMLRNRRCRNQKFRREYPIAPYTVDFCCVDLKLIIEVDGKQHQTDEGRQYDQRRAQYLAERGYQVVRIPGYEALQNPVAVRHQIEHAIDALL